In Aphelocoma coerulescens isolate FSJ_1873_10779 chromosome 3, UR_Acoe_1.0, whole genome shotgun sequence, a single window of DNA contains:
- the HTR1E gene encoding 5-hydroxytryptamine receptor 1E — protein sequence MNFTNCTTEASVAAKPKTVTEKMLVTLTLATITTLTMLLNSAVIAAISTTKKLHQPANYLICSLAVTDLLVAVLVMPLSITYIMIDKWTLGYFICEIWLSVDMTCCTCSILHLCVIALDRYWAITDAIEYARKRTAKRAGLMIVTVWTISIFISMPPLFWRNHHSINIPSECRIQHDHVIYTIYSTFGAFYIPLTLILILYYRIYHAAKSLYQKRGSSRHLSNRSTDSQNSFASCKLTQTFCVSDFSTSDPTTEFDKINASVRIPPFENDLDLAGDRQQISTTRERKAARILGLILGAFILSWLPFFIKELLVGLHICTVSPEVADFLTWLGYVNSLINPLLYTSFNEDFKLAFRKLIRCREHT from the coding sequence ATGAATTTCACAAATTGCACCACTGAAGCCAGTGTGGCTGCAAAGCCAAAAACAGTAACTGAAAAGATGCTCGTTACCCTGACCTTGGCCACAATCACAACCTTGACTATGCTGCTGAATTCTGCTGTAATTGCAGCAATCTCCACAACCAAGAAGCTCCACCAGCCGGCAAATTATCTCATATGTTCACTGGCTGTGACAGATCTCCTTGTTGCTGTTCTCGTCATGCCCTTGAGCATCACTTACATAATGATAGATAAATGGACTTTGGGGTACTTCATCTGCGAGATCTGGCTTAGCGTCGACATGACCTGTTGCACGTGTTCAATCCTTCATCTGTGTGTCATTGCACTGGACAGGTACTGGGCCATCACAGACGCTATCGAATACGCCAGGAAAAGAACGGCAAAAAGGGCTGGGCTGATGATAGTGACCGTGTGGACTATCTCCATTTTCATATCAATGCCCCCCTTGTTTTGGAGAAATCACCATAGCATTAATATTCCCAGTGAGTGTCGCATTCAGCATGACCATGTCATCTACACGATTTATTCCACATTTGGGGCATTTTACATCCCCTTGACTTTGATCCTGATCCTGTACTACAGAATTTACCATGCTGCAAAGAGCCTTTACCAAAAGCGGGGTTCGAGCCGCCACCTCAGCAACAGGAGCACTGACAGCCAGAACTCTTTTGCCAGCTGCAAGCTCACGCAGACGTTCTGCGTCTCGGACTTCTCCACATCTGACCCAACCACAGAGTTTGATAAAATCAACGCATCCGTGAGGATCCCTCCTTTTGAGAATGACTTGGACCTGGCTGGCGACCGGCAGCAGATCTCCACAACACGAGAACGAAAGGCTGCTCgcattttggggctgattcTGGGTGCTTTCATTTTGTCTTGGTTGCCCTTTTTCATCAAGGAACTGCTTGTGGGCCTCCACATTTGCACTGTCTCTCCAGAAGTAGCAGACTTCTTGACCTGGCTTGGGTATGTCAACTCACTCATCAACCCTTTGCTGTACACGAGCTTTAACGAGGATTTCAAGCTGGCCTTTAGAAAGCTCATCAGGTGTCGAGAACATACTTAA